The DNA region TTttctggccctgggttttctGTCTAGGAGTGGGCTTTTACTTCTGGATCAAATGAGTGTTTTGTTCTTCCTTGCCCTCCCCCAGCTGGCTCCTGAGAGCTCGGCGCAGCGTCCCCACGATCTCACAGCCTTACCCCCGGCCCAGCTGCTCTGCCCTGTGAGGGTGGCACCCAAGCGTCACACCCCGATAGCCTTCCTGGCCCTCCTCCCCTTTCATTACTGACACCCTGTCTCTCATCCCAGGCCTCGCCTACTTTATCGTCAGTTCGTCTCTTCGGCCTCTCCCACCACCGGGTGAATCTCCCTGGACCAGTGTTGGGTCAGGCTGCAACCCTGGTCGGAAGCCATAGGATCTGTCGCTCAACTGAAACCTGCCGCCACTTTATCTCTGCCTTTCCCCCCACTTTGCCCCCTTCCACCTTGAGTGGCAGGTACCTTTCCCTACATCTGAGCCAGAGGCCTTTCCGGGCAGCTCAAGGCCCTGCTAAGAATTGGATCTCCGTGAAGTTTTGACTCGTTCCTGTCAATTTGGATACCTCCCCAACTGTGAATTCTACCGACGTCCTCGTTTCCAGATGACTTGCTCCAAGTTAAGGAGCTGTACTGGATCTCCCTGAGAGTGCGTTTTGTCCGAGTGTCCCTAAATGTCTGCACCTCCTTCCATTTATCGTCATCCCCTTGGTTCCCTATCTGTGCTTTATTGTCAACACCCAGACATTTGAAACCACCCTCTTGTAAGACTGAACTGTCTGCAGGGCGGTACACTATAACAGCCTGTCATGAGCTTGGGCTAGATCCCTCCAGTCATGGAGCTGTGTTGACACTGCTGATGCCCAGCCCTCTGGTTTGTGAGTTCCTGCTTCCAGACCATGTCTCCCATCACACCAAGGGCTTGGGAGCGGGGCTGGCATCGGCCTTATTCTCTCTCTTGGTGGTACCTGCACAGTGCCTCATACACTGCTCAGCCAGTATTTGCCGAGAGACATAGGAGGGGATGCCCTCTCACACACATTAATTCTGAGCTCCCCCATAGGATTTCCTAAGTCTCTCCACCTACTTCCTGGGCCCTCCACGTTGCCCCATGCTTCGAGCCCTGGAAAACCCCTTCCTCCTGTTGCTTGGCAATCCCTAAGTGTCTAGAGGCCCGAATCTGATGTCACTTCCCTTTTAACGGGATAGCGAGACCATACCACACACATCTGACCTCAGGCATGCTTACAGACATAGCTAGAATGAGGGGTGGTTACTTCAGGGTCTGGGCAAGGGTCCTGGCTGACAACGCTTGGCTTCCTCTTGGGGACAGGACTCCTCACTTTTCTAGGATGCACACAGCTTCATGTAAGTGAGAGCTTGAAGAAATAGAGACTCTCAAGCTCATGCATCCTCCTAGGACCTTTCCCACACCCACAGATCCAAAACCACCAGCTCTAAAATATCCCATCCACAGTCACGGAGGGGGGGGGGATCTGAGGTCTGAGCaacactcctttttaaaaaagtaactaactTATACTTTGTGTGGAGGTCTTGTGTATTAGTGTGAGTGTGCCATGACgcatgtttggaggtcagaggatgggaatctgttctctctttATCATGTGAATCATGTGACCGAACTTAGATCAGCAGACTTTGGTGGCAGgcacacctttacccactgagatatctcgCTGGCCCTTGACATTTCCTTTCTTGACCTGGGTGGTAGGTAGTTACCAAATGTTTGCTTGGCGGCCAGGGCTCCCAAGTTACAATTAGGCTGCGCATTTGTGTTCTGTGTACTTTTCTGAATGTATGTTGTATTTTACAATCTaagaagacaaaaggaaagaaagaaagaaagaaagaaagaaagaaagaaagaaagaaagaaagaaagaaagaaagaaagaaaaagaaaggaaggaaggaaggaaggaaggaaagaaggaaggaaagaaggaagggcagaagaaaaagagaaggaacattcTTTGCTGACTCCAAGCCCTTAGTCTAGTCACCCACACTGAAGGAGTGTCCACCTGTACCTACCTCTGCTGGAGTGCCAGGGGCCCCGGGCCCAGCTCAGAATTGTTGTCATCTGGGTGACGAGCCCAGAGGCCCAAGAAGGAGTGTGACTCCAATGGGTCTGACGGTAAGGGTGGGACTTTGTCGAGCTGGACATTTTACTTGAGGGAACAGCGTGAACAAGCATTGCTGAGTGGAACTGGGCTCGTGTGCTTGGGGTTTGAAGCAGCAAAGATGCCCTGTTACTAAATACGGTGTAGATGCTGGGAGGTACGTCTGGCTTAGAGGCCCAGCCTGCTGCCCCAGCCCCAGATGTCAGCAGGACAAATGCTACTTTCAGGGAAGTAGAAATAAAGGACTCTGGGCCTTTATGCAAAAGCAGACATGAGATTTTTCTCAGCttggtttgttgttttgcttaAACCACAGGCCCATGTGAGCTCACAAACTCTATCCCAGGCAGGCGGGAAGTTACATCTGCCAGACGCATGGCACGGACACCGGAGTTCCTGCAGACACATTTGCTCCAGCCCCGAATTTCAGCCCGCCCCACCCTGCAGCTGCTTCCAGGGCCAGCATTAATGAACACAGTAGAAGTTGGTGCCCAGGGAGGGCCGCGAGAATGGCCGACTGCGGCCCCTGGAGGCCGATGGTAATGAGCCAGGAGAGgatccactcccacccccagcctgggaCCTTGGAATTCAGAACGTCGCCCACCACCCCCgagggtgtgtctgtgtctggactACAGATGAGGGAGGGCACTGTGAAATGTTAGAGGAGTCCCTGAAACTCCATCTGGGGctactaagttttaaaaaaaagaggcaagGCTAGCATTAAAGTCAAATCAGGTCTAGCTCTTTCGTGCCCAATGAGGGACTGGGATGAGGAGTGTGACACCCAAATCCAAGAAGAGGTCATAGCAGCCGTGTGTTGATGACAATTACCATCCAGGAAGACTGACTCTGCCCACGCCTGGGATCAGTCTTCACTTCTTTCATTTAAGCAATGGCCCCACAATGTGGATGCTGTTATATTCCTATTATATCCATGAGGAAACTgggtgcggggggtgggggaccTGAGCTGCTTCAGCAAATTAGATGCATGGTCAGTGCAGAGCTGGGCACCCTACCCGGGAGCCTGTACGGTGGAAACTGGCACTGTCTGGGCACAGAGAGGCACCTCCATCGTGAAAAGGAGCCCAGCAGCCCCGTGACAGGGGTGGCTGTCACCAGACGGTCTGGTGACTTTGGATTGGTCTGCTTTCTCATTAAACAGCCTTCAGAGTTGGCTCCACAGGCAACTTGCCTTCAAGAAAAGAGGCTGTGACCCACCAGCATGGCAGCTGTTAGTTTTCATTAGTAAATTAATAAGCTCGCTGCTTGGGTCTATACAGATGTCTGTTAAGGAGAGGCCACCCCAGAGTGGGGCCCTCTCTGTACTCACTTAATTGAGATTCTGAGTGTGCAAGTTTAAGCCCCGGTCTCAGCCTCAGTGCCAAGGAAACCTCTCTTAGACTCTTCTTGGCAGAACTGGCCAGCCTTCCtaagggaggggggcggggggggggagagctgTAAATTGGAGCTGCTTGGTCAGGTGGCCAGGGTCATCTGTACAGAAGGATATGACAGTGCCAGGTTCCAGTGTGTGTTCCAAGTTCCACATTCTGTGTCAGACTCACGGCGCCAGACCAAAGGCGGCTCCTGGCGGGGAACTGGTAAAGGCTCGCCTGGTGTGTTTgtacctctacacacatgcccaGGGGTgtcctagcctcaaactccctagCCTTTCATCCATAGTGGCTCCAAAAGCTGGTGACCAGCAGAGTCTCTTGGGGAGCCTTTTACAACTGATTGAATCAGCATGTCTTATGTAGGAGCAgggaatgttttttgttttttttttctctattgacGAAAGAAACCTTAGTTTTCAAAAGCATACTTCAAAAGAACATGAGATAAGTTCAATAATGTTCTTTTTGGATAAAAGTTATTTTAGAtgggaacttgctatgtagctctggctgacctggaacgtGCTgttagaccaagctagcctcagagtcacagagctctgcctgcttctgcctcctaagtgctgggatgagaggcgtgcgccaccacagccagcctttttgaaaaatttaaaatgacgTGAATATCAGGGCATGGGTGTAGAGTTCAAAGGACAACTTACTagaattgtttttttccttctacctgtgggtcccagggaccacACTCGGGgttcaggcttggaggcaggtaCCGTTACCCACGGAGCATCTCACCAGTCTGATTATGCTTCATATTTTTTACTTcgattattcttttttttggggggggtttcgagacagggttttctgttagctttctttctgaactcactttaGCCAACTGGCTtaactcacagaatccacctgctctgcctcccagtctggattaaaggcgtgcaccaccaccaccaccaccaccacaccacgcCCGCTTACTTCAATTATTCTTTAGCTCTAAAGtttatttagttctttgtgtggtctcttttaaatgttctcatttttttttcagacttttttttctgagcttgatgagatttttttgagagttttattatttttaattaatttattcttagacaatttcacatgtgtatataatcTATTCTAGTCACATaccccccccaccaccatccCTTACTCTCCTCCCACACCTCCCCCTCTCCCACGCTTCCTTTCCTCCTACAAAATCTCCACCATACTTTgtctttgggggttttttgttttgttttgttttgttttttcggtttttgttttgttttgtttcgtgaCCTACTGGGTTTAACCAGGTCTGGGGACATGGGCAGGGAGCCATGGAGCCTTAGTCACTCATGGCTGGCTATGTTACAGAAGAATATGATTTTCTCTCCTCCAGCAGCTCAAGACTGCCATTAGCTTTCCTGGGTTGGATGGGAACACCACTAACCCCTCATCCATCTATGATTGAATGTTTATGGGTTCAGTCTTTTGTGGGTCCTATGCAAACAACCCACAGCTGTTGTAAGCTCGTGAATGTCACGGCCATATCATGCCCAGAGGATAGCATTTTATGGCCCTAgtaggaaagtttttttttttttctggtgttttttatttttattttgtcattgtttCTGTGGCGCTAGATAAAACCCAGGGCCATGTGCACGTCGGGCAAATGCTTTACCATGGAAGCATATCCCAGTCTGAggattttctcctcctcttcctcctcctcctcttctttgttaCAGTTGTTATTGGAGGAggatgtgtgtatgagtgtttgtgagTGTGGCGGCACACACACCGTGGTGCattcttggaggtcagaggagtggAGTCGAGTCTGTGCTCCCGCCTTTACGTGGGGCCCGGGGACCAAACACAGCTTACTGGGACTGTTCGGCAAGCACTCTCTCTAGTCCAACACTCTTTTTCAGATCCCGGAGCCCGGACGATACTGGCAGAGGTTTTGATGACCACAGGCGTAGGATGAGCAGTAGGGGTGGAACGAGACTGTCAACAATGGATTTCTTATAGGTCCTCGATGCGATTCAACTGTATGCACAAGCTTGGAAGCCATTCCTGGTGAAAAGACAACCTTCAGCCTCTTCAGCCCCACGCCTCTCCCCGGAGTGCCTTTATCCACTTGGCCATACTCTAAATCTTCATCTCATTAGAGATTTTGTGAGGCCTTCTGCCTCTGCACAGTCTTCCTGGATTGAATCCTACAATTACCAGGTTCTCATGATTCTCTTCAGTCTTTCCCATCCCTTAATGTAGATTTGGTTTTTGTAACCttaaaaaaatttgtgtgtgcgggtgttttgcttgcatatatgtctgtgtaccacatatgtgcagtgcctgaggaagccataagaaggtatcagatcccccagGACTAGAGTTTTAGGTCCTTGTGAACCAccgtgtgaatgctgggaattgaactcaggtcttaatggctgagccatctttccagccccatgtgGAGACATTCTTTATGTATTGATTTGGTATTTCCACTCCATGGACTTTCCATCTGAGCCTTAAGCCATCACTGCCCAGAGAATTCAGGACTAGAATGCCCCCCAACTTCCGGCTATCGTGTGACAATGAGTGGAAGAGGAATGGAAAGAGGTGAAGCCTCTGTCACTAGGGAGTGAATGGCTCCTTACATATCACTTTCCACCCCTGGACTTGCATTTGCTTACCTATAAACTGAGGGCTATAGAGATGGTCTCCAGGATCCTTCCCTTAGCGTctgatttcccctttcctcctttgtGTACTCTGCAGGGAGGAAGTGGAACCTCCAGCAAAACCCTGGAAACTGCCTAAACCTAAGACACCAAAGGGCCCACTGGTTCTCGCTCCGCCCCACTTTCTGAGAGCAGCCATGGCCCTGACTGACGTCGACGTGCAGAAGCAGATCAAGCACATGATGGCATTCATCGAGCAAGaagccaatgaaaaggcagaggaGATAGATACCAAGACAGAGGAAGAGTTCAACATCGAGAAAGGCCGCCTCGTGCAGACCCAGAGACTAAAGATCATGGATTATTatgagaagaaggagaagcagatAGAGCAGCAGAAAAAAATCCAGCTCTCCACCATGAGGAACCAGGCACGGCTCACAGTCCTGAGAGCCCGAGACGATCTCATCTTGGAACTGCTCAGGGAGGCGAAGGAGAGACTCAGTAAAACCGTGTCGGATCTAGGTGTCTATCAGGAGCTGCTGGATAAGCTTGTGCTCCAGTCCTTGCTCCGGCTTCTGGAGCCTGTGATGCTCGTCCGCTGCAGGCCGCAGGACCTCCACCTGGTGGAGGCTGCGGTGCAAAGAGCCATCCCTCAGTACGTGATGCTCTGCCAAAAGCATTCAGACGTCTATGTGGATCAAGAGATATATTTGCCATCGAATACCGCTGGAGGGGTGGAGGTCTACAGCGGCGATCACAGAATAAAGGTTTCCAATACCCTGGAGAGTCGACTGAATCTCGCGCCCTGGAAATGATGCCAGAGATCCGAAAGACTTTGTTTGGAGTTAATGCCAATAGAAAGTTCTTTATATAAGGCTCTGGATAGGGAAGCTTGGATTGAACTGCAAAGTCAGAAAAGTCTTAAGTCGTTTGACAACGAGAACGGGTAGGGGGGGGGTGTGCTTCTTCCTCTTTGGAAGCTCGGGTGTTGATTCCTAGCTTTGAATGGCTAAAAGAATCGCACACCGTTAACTTTGGAATAAAGCCCAAATGATGCTCAGAAATCAAATTCTAGTTCATCTGTGTTTATGACAGTTTCTGTGGCACTGTGAAGTCTGGGATGAAGGAAGTGAAGATGTCTTCACCTTAGGTGAGATGTGAATTGCACCTTTGACCTATGAGTCCCAGGCTCTAAGCTTATTCAAATATGAAGCgtgtttttttctccctcctttcagcTTTAGTAACTTGTGATAATGGCATTGAATGAGGGTCAACATCGTAGATGTGTCTGGTACAGCTTCCCCTGGGCTCATGCTCAGAAAAGCCCCAGGCAACCAGAAACTGAATCTATGATTTCACCTCCCTGTAGCCAATGCCTTGAAATTCTTGATATCTTTGGAGATGTGTAGGAAGCTGCATTGGGAGACTGGGGTATGTACCATGGGTTTGGACCCTTGGCTTATGCATGCTACTGATTTCAGAAGCTCGCCTGTATTCCTGAAGTTCATTCTTGGCCTGCCTCCAAGGCCCAGCCTTCTCCATTTCCAGCTAACATCGCCGCCACCTCTCTGCCCTTGTACGTATGCTGTGTCTGAGTGGGGTGGACACGCTCTATGGAGTTCAGGGCCAAGCATAATGATAAACATCTCTGATCTCAGCTCAGGCACAGTGTGTCGTTCTTGAGGTGATGGGAAAGAGGACCAGCAGCTGTCAAAGTTCCCGGGCCCAAGTATCGAGGCAGGCTCCTCAGCAGCTTCTGAGGGCACGCCTGTGACCTGCAGAAAAAATCCCCACAGTTGCCGGAGTCCTCGTTCAGATAGCTGAATGCCTGTGGGGATTTGGACTCTCTCTCCTGGAGAGCTTGGGGTACACTCTGGGAGAAGCACAGAAAAGCGGAGTGTGGTCCCTTTTGTTTACACGTGGGCATCATTACATACTGTAAAATGAATAgtgggctggagatacagctcacgagtgaagagcactggctgctctttcagaggacccagtccgtttccggcacccacatggtggctcacagccatccacctctaactctggttccaggggatccagttcATTATGACCttggcaggcaccaggcacacatatggtacacgtACCCACCTACATGAGGCAAACGCTCGTAAGTGAGTAGTAAAATCTGTGCTGATTTTGCTTTATTTAGGAAGACGTTAAATAGTAAACACGCAGGAAAAGTGGAGAGATGCCATCAGACTTCCGCTACTCTTTAAATAAAGGGTCCTGCCTTTGTATTTTGCACCGGACCCCACGATTTCCATATTTAggtctgtgtgggtgtgtatgctTTCTCGTTTAATCTGTGAGTACGTGCCGTTGGTTAAAAGGTTTGGAACAGAAGAAACTCGGAAGAACTTTCCAGAGCCAATGCTATGCCCTGTCTGGTTAGGACCGTGTACTGAACAGGAGCCCCATGGGACTCAAACACAGGCCTGCGGTCAGGTTATTAGTAAGTTGGGGTGATTCACAGAACCCAGGGGCAGAAATCTCACAGGGCCTCGGGAGAGGGCTGGAATTGAGACTCAGAAAAGCCACTTGGAATCTCCTTTCTCCTAAGTCCCATCTCCACGATTTGCCAAATTCTCCTCACAGAGTTGCCAGGCCACACATGACTTGTCCTTATCCCCACCCCTCTCCCTATGGTTCCAGTATACCCCTTTACCATGTCCCTTCAGCCAAACCAAAAGGGGTGTTCAACCAAGCACCGGCATCTCCCCAGGTCCCTCGAGGGCTCAACACGAGAGGCTTTTATTTCCTGGTACCATGTTCCCACCTGTCTCGTCTCCCACACACTGCCTTCCAGACAGGGGTCATCTCTATCCGTCTTCATAGTCCTGCTGCCTGTGACTTTTGCATGTGGTGCTGGGTGACACAGAGGCCCTGGGTATTAATGGACATTCTGGAGAGGggactgtagtcagaagttttcctgtgtcccgcctggtcctgcagcagctcagacccaagtaaacatggagaggcttatattattacaaattgcatggccatggcctatgactCAATTATTTTGCTAGCTAggtcttataactaaactcagcccatttctattaatctacatgtctccacgtgttccatggctttatgtgtgtgccgttacatgctgctccctggatggtgggatggcatctcctccacctctgcctgccttcttcctgtctctcccctagatttcccacctgcctctgagctgccttggcatgggccaatacagctttatttatcaaccaatcagagcaacacttattcacagcgttcagaaagacatcccacagcagagaactcCTGGGTCTCTCCTATTCTGGCttgtaaaaagagaaagggatgtGGCATAAGCATCTGGGAAGAGGTATCTCCACAGTATTTCAGAACCAGAGCTTGACAAGAAAGGCCGTCTCTGCTGCGCCTGGGAGAAAGGACTGTAACAGAGCTGCTGACCTTGAGGGAGACTCCTGCCTTGCTTCTCACCTGAACGCATCTGGGGGCTTCTGCACCTCTTCCTTCCATGAGCAGGGCCTTGCTTTGCGCTTGTGTGCACAAACCGGGGTGCTCTGGAGGGGGAGTGCCTGACCAGTGTCCTCCACAGGTGCCATGAGAAATGCATATTCCAGCTTTCGAATCTGCTGCTTGGCCCTGGGACTAACTCGGCGTGGGTGGCAGACTGCCTCATCCTGCCGTGGAGTCCACAGCGGTGTGTGCCCTACCCCAGGGTCTTTGCTTTAGAAATGCTTGCCTAGGCGTGCGGTTAGCAGGTGCTCACGTTCTACCCAGAAGAAGGTGTGTTCTTGGAACAAACCCCCGAGAACCCACAAACAGGCACAGCCCTTCCCCATGCTCTTCTCATTAGCACTTCCTTCTGAGGTGTGAGGCAAGCTGTTGGCGGCAAGGCAGAGTGGCTGTGCTTAAAGTGGCGTGGATGCTGGGGAGACTCCCCACACTGAGGGGAGCTGGGGTACAGGAACCCT from Peromyscus leucopus breed LL Stock chromosome 22, UCI_PerLeu_2.1, whole genome shotgun sequence includes:
- the Atp6v1e2 gene encoding V-type proton ATPase subunit E 2, with the protein product MALTDVDVQKQIKHMMAFIEQEANEKAEEIDTKTEEEFNIEKGRLVQTQRLKIMDYYEKKEKQIEQQKKIQLSTMRNQARLTVLRARDDLILELLREAKERLSKTVSDLGVYQELLDKLVLQSLLRLLEPVMLVRCRPQDLHLVEAAVQRAIPQYVMLCQKHSDVYVDQEIYLPSNTAGGVEVYSGDHRIKVSNTLESRLNLAPWK